Genomic segment of Panicum virgatum strain AP13 chromosome 9N, P.virgatum_v5, whole genome shotgun sequence:
GGAAGGCAAAGAAAATTTAGAATGCTGCCTAAGAAAATCGATTTATGGCTTGAAGCAAGCCTCGAGGCGGTGGtacttgaaatttgatgaaacgattagaaagtttggatttaaagaaaatgaagaggacAATTTTATTTATGTGAAGTTCAAGAACAGAAAATTCATTTTCCtcatcctatatgtggatgatattcTGCTACCTAGCAGTGATATTAATCTACTACTGGAGACAAaaaaattcttgtcctcaaaattcgatatgaaagatcttggtgaagcttcgttcgttttaggaattgagattcaccgagatagaagaaGAGGGGTTTTAGGATTATCACAgaaagcatacttagaaaaagtATTAAAGAAATACGGTATGCATGCGAGTAAGCCCACACCtactccaatagtcaagggcgacagTTTTGGGAAACACCACTGTCCCAAGAACCAGTATGAGCTCGAGCAAATGAAGGCAGTGCCTTATGCTTTAGTTGTCGGAAGCTTACagtatgcacaagtgtgcacaCGCCCTGACTTAAGTTTCGTCACCGGGGTACTTGGCAGATACCAGAGTAATCCAGGCATAGAGCACTGAAAAATGGTGAAGAAAACTTTGCGCTATGTGAGGGGCACAActggcctcatgctaacatatagaaaatcaaaaactttagaaatagaagggTATTCAGATTTTGCAGGAGATGCAGATGATAGAAAGTCCACATCTGGATACATCTTCAATCTTGCAAAAGGAGCAATAtcatggaaaagctccaaacagtcAGTTACAGCATCCTCCATGATGTATGCTGAATTTGTAGCATGTTATGAAGTCTCGGGGCAGGTCACATGGCTAAAGAAATTCGTACCCGGATTGAAAGTGATCGATAGCATAGAAAAACCACTGAAATTATACTGCGACAACGAGCCAGCAGTATTCTATACTCATAACAACAAgtcgagtggtgctgccaaacacatcgacATCAAATTTTATGTTGTCAAGGAGCAAGTCCAGGATCAAACTATTTGTCTAGAACATATCAGAACGAACAagatgttagcggatccgcttacaaaaggcctaccacccaatgtgttcagagAACACTTAGCCGACATGGGTTTAATGGAAAGTCTATGATTCCTGGACAAAGAGGGCCCTAGAATAAGACTCTGTTTCAGACCGGAAAGgtgattgtggctgttaatctgacAGTAATAATTGTCATGACGAGGCACGCCCTATATACTAATCTGCGATGGGATAGATAAACTCAGATACAGAACAAGAATAAGAACAAtgagagatcaagggggagaatattGGAATTGATCTCCAACGGCCCGATCCAAAGATCTGGCCAATCCCTTGatttgcgccctgatcggggcgTCCATCCAAacatggctggtgggcccccgtcgcccgcGCTATAAAAACTGAAGGGGTGCCGGGGCACGCATCACAAGGTTGACCGACGCCACCAACCCCTCCTACATCCCTACCGATCTAGGGTTAGTGCGAGGCCGACGGGAAGCGCCACCACGTcgctccccaccgccgccgccgtccctggcCAGTGCCGGTACCGTCCCGAAGGGTACCGGTACCCTCGCcgcccaccgtcgccgccggatccgcgcctCGCCAACCCAgacttcctcgcctccatcctcgACTCCATCGACGCGATGGCGCCCGccggcacctcctcctccgcagcAGCCGCTGCCGATGGCCTGCGTCCCTTTTcacccacctctctctctctcgtattAGATTAGGCATGAACTCTTGATTATCTACTCAGAATGTGTACCCCTAGACTCGATTTGTACACTAGATGTGATCCTAGTCAAGAAACAGAGAAGATTAGAATCTAACACTGTGCTCTATGTACTTTGTTCTCTGTTTCACAGTTAAAATTGATCAATAATGCTCTATCTAATGTTGCACAATTCATAGCATCGTTACAGCATGTTTGGGGGGAAAAAAAGAATTCCTCCCACGTTCGGCACGGAGAACAATAGATTAGTTTGCTAGACTTGCAAGCTTAAATATTATACGGTCAGACTCCAGGTCTGTCTTTAATATGTCTAGTGAACCCTAAATTTCTTCAGGTCCCCTTTCAACCTTTTGAGATAGGCTTTTTGCTATCCTGGACCTGCACGGATGAGATGGTGGGTAATTGGCTTTGTCTCACCCTAGGCACAATTAGCACAAGAAACGTAGCCCCTGCTTGGCTGCATCAAGAAGTTGGTGGTTGTTAACTTCTTGCATGGATGAAGCGAAAGGGGTGAGAGGTGCTACAAAAAAGGTGGTTGGGATTACACTCTCACTGACTGCCTTTATATAAGCTAATAATAAGCTAGGCCTCCAGTCTGCTCCTTGATGTGGTCGGGCTTTGGATCACGTTTTCATTGACACattaccgtgtgtttggttgaatGGTAGGGTCCAACCCGGATGGGTTGAACCCCTTTTTCTGATGTTTGGATGGAGGTTGGAGGGGGTTGGGTCCGACCCGGAGGGAATATTCGGCTCAGATCCGGGTCGGACTCGTCCGCCAAAATCGAGCGGACGAGTCCAACCCCGTTTCCTCCGTCTGGGTTCCGTGACGGGCGGACGACTGGGCgacggccacggcgacggcgaaggcgacgggcggaggaggccggggcgacgtcgacgggcggcggaggccggggccacggcgcgcggggcgggccgcggcggcaagcagaggaggcggggccggccgcggcggcagcgggcggaggaggccgggccGGCCACCCGGCGCCCTCCCGGAGCGAGCCAAGGCCAAGGCGGAGCTCTCCCGCGGAGGCtcgcgcccgcggcggagctctCCCGCGGAGGCtcgcgcccgcggcggagctcgaccggAGGCTCGTGCCCgcggccagggaggggagggagaaggggggaggagcaggggccgtggaggaaggagggccgcggccgtggaggaaggaggccgcggcggcggagctcgcccgcggAGCTCGCCCGCAAGGCTCGCGCCTGCGGCGGAGCtcgctcgcggcggcggagctcgaccggaggctcgcgcccgcggccagggaggggatggagaaggggggaggaaggagggccacggccgtggaggaaggagggccGCGAGCGCCGCGTCCGCCCGACCGGAggtcgcgcgcggcggccatggcgacctcgagcgcggcagcggcgacctCAAGCGCGGTGGCAGGGAGgtccggcgggggcggggaggtCTGGCGGGGCGGggaagtggcggcggcggtgcgcgggcCCGCGTTGGGGGCTGCGGGGGCGGGGAGATTCGGCGCGTCGCCCTCGGCCTCGGCGGGAGGAGGttcggcggccggggcgcgcgtcaccctcggcggcggcgggggcgaggaggTCGGGCAGCCGGGGGCGCAGGGCGGTGGTGTCGGGAGCGGAGCGggtaggaagaagaagaaaggagatggagagagaggagaccgacatgtggggcccactaaCGGCCCACTAACAGAGTGAATGTTGCCATCCAACTCGTACTCCCAATTCACTCAACCAaacaatggatgggttggctccGTCCCCAAAATCAGAGCTACAACCAaacaatggatgggttggctccGTCCCAAAAATGAgggttggatccaacccaacccactcatcccgcaaccaaacacacggttagATTGAATAAGGTATGTATCCGTTGTGTCAGTTGTATGGATACTTCTATAGAACTTACACTTTTACCATCGAAAGAATGTAAAAATAGTAGAACTAGGTCTATTTTTATCACTCTCAACTAATGTCCAATTTTGCACTATCCTTGTAAAAGCAAATAATATAATTGCACTCTCCTATTGTCACAGCCACATGGAATATCTCATGGATGATGTGTTTTAGGGGTTTTCCAATTTTGCGCCCACTTCACCCAACATATATACAATTCTCCAGTGGCAAGAAAAAACATCCACTACCTGTGTAGATCTTGCCACTTCATCTCTATTTCCAGTTTTCCACCTTTCAGAGTCATATTTTCCCTCACACCCGCGCAAACGATGCACATCCCCAAGCAGGAAGGTTTGCGTGAAAACACCGAAAGGCAAGAGGGCACATGATAAATTGACAATGGTTTGTGAGGGTACCTGCGTTGATGTTCAATGGTGGAGAGACGAGAGGTAAGAGCAGCTCTAGTGTGTATGTATGTGAGCAAAAAACAATCTTTGCACATTCAAGGGTTGGAGCTGGCCTAAGTAGTTCTAGCTACAAGTTTCATGAGACTTGCAGATTTTCAAATGGCGATGTGAGTTCTATCAACTACATTTGGACATGCGTCACACACCAGCAACATTTGGACACATGGAGTACTTCACAAATGGTCTTCATCAACCAATCCAATGGTCTTCGCGTGCAAGCGGTGTATGCTTTTTAGCGTTCGAGGGTTGATAAGAGCCGCGATTTGGTCTAGCGAAAATGACACAAGCAAATGGTTTTATATTCTCCCTGCCAAAAAAATCAACTTGACTAGGATCTAGGAAAGAATTGCATCAagtattttttatataattttattcCGGTTTGTCCTAAATCATTGTTCAAGCTCTGGCGAGTGGCGATCAATAACTTAAAATTTGAGATAGACTAACATCACAAGTTATAGTGCAATGGCGATACAAAGTTCGCCTGTAGAAAATAcatctatctattatattattaaaggagtgttaaaagaagccaccacattCGCCGAGAGAATCtaaaaattcccacattaatctaaaaaagagaaaaatttgcaccattggattttatgaagatctaacggttcaaactaactcaagagttcatatcatatacaattaataaatagctaatttcggatttaaaaattaaggaaaaatagaacATGACAAAGAGTCCATGCCCGAATACaattagtaaatagcttaattaggaattaaaaaataaggaaattacagcttaaccaaagagtccatgttgaataaattactaaataggcaaattcaaaattataaaattaagaAGATTAGCATTAGCACTAAACAAAAAATTAATATTAGCTGAATagataaattaaaaattaaaagtataaaatttattatattattaagggagtgttaaaagaagccactaTGTTCGTCGAGAGAGTCTAGAAATTCctacgttaatctaaaaaagagaaggatttgcACTTTTGGATTTTAcgaagatctaacggttcaaagtaactcaagagtccatatcaaatacgattaataaatagctaattaaGAAAAATTAGGACATAACAAAGAGTCCTTGCCGAATACgattagtaaatagcttaattatgaattaaaaaataagaaaattaggacttaaccaaagagtccacgttgaatacaattactaaataggaaaattcAGAATTATAAAATTAAGAAAATTAACATTAGCACTCGACAAAAAAAGTCAAAAagctaaattaaaaattaaaagtataaaaaaattggcatcaaatatgactaatatatatataaatgcaaGAACTAGAATACAAAAAAATTAGTTGATGTGTGTACTGATTAAGAAGCATATTACGAAGGaaaatagctaaataaatagtataggtcaaatgcaataataaaaactAAAATTTGAGTTCTATGCCAAATAAAGTTACTAAATACTCCAATCTAATGAAGATCTAAATAGTATTTGTGTATAGGATTCACACCGTTCAATTTAATGAAGATCTAACAGTCTAATTTGGCCAAAAGAGTCCATGTCCAATTTAATAAAGATGCAATATTCTAAACTACCCAAAAGTGTATGTATCCAATTAAAGTTAAATACAGAGTCCGCATGACATAAAAACTCACGTTACTATCTATGTCTCGCATTAACCCCCAAAAGAGTCCATGTCCAATTTAATAAAGATGCAATATTCTAAACAACCCAAAAGTGTCTGTATCCAATTAAAGTTAAATATAGAGTCCGCATGACATAAAAACTCACGTTACTATCTATGTCTCGCATTAACCCTCCTTAAAGATGCAAAAAAAAGGCAACAACATAAGCGTGACAGCGCGACCATAGTTGTATTGTATCTGTACTACAGAAAGAGATAATTGCTTTCAAAAATCTTTGGAATGCCCTGCACTACGGCGTGACCATAGTCTTTGCTCGAGATTTCGAATCCCAACTTTTTGAGTCTGAAGAAGGTCCTTTCTTCTGGAGCAACCAAACATCGAGATAGGGatgaaaaaaataatgatgatgcGCAGAGTTTCAGTTATACAAACTACTTTGATGGTGGTCAATGAAGATTCATGATTTTGTGGGCATACAAAtagttccatacaagtaatTATCGCTGGGATAAAGAGTAAAGCACCAAACCTACAAATAAATTTGACTGCTATTAGCTCAATCTAAATAGATGCATGAGGAAAAATCAGGAACTTAGTCGtgtgaggaatcaaatagcATAAATAATACTTAACATTATTATCCCCTTCTAATCTTCTATAACTACATGAAAAAATACTAGTCACGGAACACAAATGTGATCTATACCTCTAAATAAGTATAGAGAAAgagaatagaaaaggataaaGAAGTAGCAAGGTTGAACGGGTAAGAAAAGTATAAAAAggagaatagaaaaggaaggcAGGCATAAATGTTGCATATTCCTGAACAATTTcagttatacaaactaatctgaTGGTGGTCAACGAAGATTCACGATTCTGCGGGCATACAAATAGTTCCACACAAGTAATAATCACTAGGATAAATGGTAAAGCACCGAAACCTACAAATAAATGTGACTATTTATTAGCTCAATCTAAATAGATGCATAGGGAAAATCAGGGACTTATTCGCTTGAGGAATCAACTAGCATAAATAATTCTTAACATTATTATCCCCATCTAATCTTCTATAAGTACATGAAAAAATAGTAGGCACGGATCACAAATGTGATCTATACCTCTAAAGAAGTacagagaaagagaagagaaaagataAAGAAACAGCAAGGTTGAACGGGTAAGGAAAGTTGAAAAAGGATAATAGAAAAAGAAGGCAGCaaaaatgagaaaatgagggcaaaagaaaaggacaaaaGTGAATTTATTAGTTTAGTCTATAAATGATATCATTAGTCACTACTATGTTATTACAAAATTATATTATAGATtatgagaaaaatattaaattatagcCATGGAACGTTGGACATTTGACATCTTCcatatattcatgaaaaaaaataggAGAAGCGGTTCTACCGaatggttttcaaaacaactctATATCCAtaagagaagccgctccatcaAAGAAGCCACAACTTCAGGCCTAGAGCCCTGCTAATCTATTTCAAAGTCGATTGCCTACAATACAAAACAAATGATTCAAACAAATGCACGTTGTTGCTGCTCCTCTTCGCTCAGAAAAAATAAAAGCCCTGAGGCACATCAATACTAAACAGGGAACTTCTCCATTAGATGCATCGAACGTCATACACACTAATCGATTTCAAATATATGGAGGAATAAAatggaagataaagaaatgagtTAGAAACAACAGCAAAGATATATATGGAACTATCTATCACCGAGATGACACAACTCTAAAGTAGGCCAATTTATGCAATCATATGAGCTAAAAACTAATAAATTGTGCAGTAACCAAAGTGCGAAAAATAATAATAGATTtggttaaataaaaaatttaaaacatatatgcattaatatagcacacatatatataagtCTTGCATAACATTTATTTACCAAAGTCAACTTTGTTTTTAACATAATTTTGTTTGTCTAatccatgatcatttttatttcGCTCCCGTGATGAGTCAGATCTAGGTCTGTTAGATGCTACTTAAATGCTCTAACAACTACACTAGATATATTTTTACTAAATAATAATCAAAATATTGCAAGATACAAATCGAACTCCAACATCTAAGTTACAGATTGTTGGCAAACATAACTAACacatacatataaatatatttcataactacttatacaaaattttatataaataCAAATATGTACAATATGCAACCATATTCAAGGTGATCCAAAATTAAATTCAATActcaaatttagattttgcagGTTAAAGTACTAAAATATGCAACTATAATATAATATAGAGCAAAGCAACATAAAAATTGATGATTGACGCGAACTTCTATGCATAGAAAGATGCAGGTAGTATTCAACAAGAACAAACGAGAGGTAAATAAATTATCAAACATATCTCTTCTATCAATGTAATTTCTTttaaagaattaaataaaaaactagctacccacgctattagcgcgggccaccttgctagttcatAATATATGAATGTTTtaatttttcctttaattttagATAATGTATGTTATGTGTATAGGAATAGCTATTTCTAGTTGAAGTGTCATAGAGTACTTCATAAAAACACTATACTCATGTACTAACAGACCTGCACTTATAACTAGAATAATAAATACTCTTTCCATTCTCTTTTGCTAGCTATATTTCATCTTAATATAgtgatcaaggaaaataatttTACTTATCATGTAATAAATGAAATACAAATTTTTAGTTGGTCCTCCAATATTTTAATCGGGAATTCCTCGTTACTTCTGATGTTTATTATCATAGCTCACGTcaatagcaaatatagctatcaaaaaaATGGATGGAGTATTACATGTCATTAACCTTTTGATCTGAATTAAAAGCACTGTAAGTGCGTCTGTACCATGCAGTAAGTGAGactgaggccgtgtttagatgttttgcaaaaaaaaattgcgatgaaatcttgttaatttgaagtactaaatgaagtctatttacaaaactttttgcacagatgggttgtaaatcgcgagacgaatttaatgatgctaattaatccatggttaatcaataattagcggatagttactgtagcatcactgttacaaaatcatggattaagtaggctcattagattcgtctcgcaatttacagcccatccatgcaaaaagttttataaatagacttcatttagtactctatgcatgtgtcgaaatattcgatgtgatattttttttatatttacggGATTTATGGAGTGGGAGCATGGCTTTAAACAAATGGTTCTGCACTTTGGGCTCGCAAAGATGTCGTCTCCGTGGTTCCGAGAtggagagctgcgcatcattGGGCTCGCCGACGCTACGATTTCAAGTACTACCTCGAAGTTAGAGGTGTGCAGAAGCGGACATGGCACCGCCCGGTCAAGCCCGGTGATTGGAGCCCCGAACTCCAGCCCTTCCTACATTCCAAAAcgtaaaatacaaaatttttataaattatttatataatatattaaatgtagtcaaaaaaataaatcgcattacacaaatagactgtaaatcgcgagacgaatctaatgaccctaattaggacgtgattagacactaaattgctatagtaatgcTACATCAAACcatctctaatgatggattaattaggttcattagatttgtctcataGTTTATAGACgaaatctgtaattagtttaataattagtctatatttaatatttcaaatattaaaaatttcctttcaaaaatataaaaatgcaaaatacaaaATGAATTAAACACACCTGAGTCAAGCCAGGTCGCCTGCACTGACTATGGCGCCCGCCCCTACCGCtcctgccactgccaccaccctGACGACATGAATTCAGTCGAAAGCGTAACCGATACTACTGCATCTTGACCAACAAGCGCCTCGAGGTCATTGACAAGGAAAAAAATGTCGACGAGTGTTTGGAGTGAGGGAGCAGTGAAATGAAAGAGAGAGGCACTTAAATAGAGGGCGCTCAGCTCGAGCGGCAGGCCACCTTGCTCGGCTCCCACCTCCTCCGAGCTTCCATTTCCGGCGGCCGGAACCagatggcgccggcggcctgattCCGGCGTGAGAAGAAAGGAGGGGTGGTGGAGACAGCGAAGCGATAatgggggaggcggaggaggacggctcGGCCGGCTGCTCCTTCTCCCTCATGTGCCTGGAGGACGGCGCTgacctcggcggcggcctcaCCGGCAGCGCCGATGACGGGAAGCTGCTCCTGCTGTGCagcgaagctgaggaagaggaggacgaggagtaCATGGACCACCTCGTGTCCAAGGAGAGCAAATTCTGCTGCTCGCCTTCCTCGTCCGCGTCGTCCTCCCCTGCAGCCTTCTCCGACTtctccgacgccggcgccgagtcgtcgccgtcgccgatgcCCTCCTCCGAGGACTGGTTCCGGTGCGCGCGCCGGGACACCGTCAAGTGGATCATCGAGGTGAATGATCGAGCACTGCAACCTTCCATAATTTACCTACCTTCTTGACGCGAAGGAGCTTTTGCTCCCATCTCTTTCTCGAGTCttgacccgccgccgccattgcagACTCGAGCTTGCTTCGGCTTCTCCCACCGCACGGCGTACCTGGCCGTCGCCTACTTCGACCGCTTCTGCCTCCACCGGTGCTTCGACGTAACCAACCATCGCAGATCAATCGCAATCTCGTCTGTTTTCCATGGTCCCGGGACTGACCGCGACGTGGTTGGTTGACGCGCTGCAGAGGTCGGTGATGCcgtgggcggcgcggctcctGGCGGTGGCGTGCGTGTCGCTGGCGGCGAAGATGGAGGAGTACCGCGCGCCGGCGCTGTCGGAGTTCCGCGCCGACGACGAGTACGACTTCAGCTGCGCCTCCATCCGGCGCATGGAGCTGCTCGTGCTGTCCACGCTGGGGTGGCGCATGGGCGGCGTCACCCCCTTCGACTACCTCCCCTGCCTCTCCTCCAGGCTACgccgtggcagcggcggcggcggtctcgccgccgccaaggccgccgccctcATCTTTACAACCGCCGAAGGTtactttttctttgttttttttttctgccaccgcatcctcctccgCATTCTTGGTGATGTCTGAAAATCTGCGGCGTGCTCCGTTCCTGCAGCTGCGAGCGTGCTCGACTACCGGCCGTCCAccgtggccgtcgccgccgtcctggCGGCGCTCCATGGCGCTCTGTCAAAGGAAGCGCTGGAGTCGAAGATGACCGGCCTCTCTCCATCCTGCCTGCTCGACAAGGTCCCAGCACCTGCTCGGCATTGCTCTGTTCCCGACACGTCTCCCTCCACGGTATCAACCCGTAGTCTTGTAGCACGATCCTgaccgttttctttttcttccggTGATCAGGAGGACGTGCACGCCTGCCACAGCCTGATGCtgagcgcgagcgcgagcgagatcccgccggcggcgaccggcgaggcggccaagaggccgccgccgccgccatccagcCCCTGCTCGACCGGCGCCGGCAGCTCATACGAGTCCGTGTCCGCCGACGCGGGCTCCCCGTTCGCGGCCGCTGCGAGGAGCAGCAACAAGAGGGCGCGGCTGCTCGAGCTGCCGGGCGTCGACCGGTGAGGAGCGCCGCCGGGACGCGCACGTTTTTGTCAGTCGTCCTACAGTGGCCACCGCCGCAGCTCCGATCGACGCGGCTAATCTTCTTCCCGGATCGTAGTGTGTTTCCTTCAGTTCTTTGATCGCCGGTGGGCGATGGCACTGCCAAATGATTGgcagcgccgctcgccgtgtTGGATTGCCGATGGAGGGCTTGGCTTGGTTCTTGTGTGAGATTGATGAGGTCGCGCGAGAGCGAGAGGATGAAGaaaacaagaagaaaaagacaaaaaaaagagTGAGGAAAGTGGCGATGGCTGGGCTTGAGCTCCTTTTCCTAAGGATAGGGATAGGGGAGGAGATGTCAAGAAAATCTCGAATGTGTGGGCAcagaaagcagcagcagcaggagcactgGAGCAGCGCAAGGCTGTTGGACTTTCGCTGCTGCAGGCTGCAGAGCTGTGCACGCTGCGCTCCACCTCCCTGATCGGAAGTAGGCCCGGTCGCCATTCCA
This window contains:
- the LOC120693384 gene encoding cyclin-D5-1-like, which produces MGEAEEDGSAGCSFSLMCLEDGADLGGGLTGSADDGKLLLLCSEAEEEEDEEYMDHLVSKESKFCCSPSSSASSSPAAFSDFSDAGAESSPSPMPSSEDWFRCARRDTVKWIIETRACFGFSHRTAYLAVAYFDRFCLHRCFDRSVMPWAARLLAVACVSLAAKMEEYRAPALSEFRADDEYDFSCASIRRMELLVLSTLGWRMGGVTPFDYLPCLSSRLRRGSGGGGLAAAKAAALIFTTAEAASVLDYRPSTVAVAAVLAALHGALSKEALESKMTGLSPSCLLDKEDVHACHSLMLSASASEIPPAATGEAAKRPPPPPSSPCSTGAGSSYESVSADAGSPFAAAARSSNKRARLLELPGVDR